From one Streptomyces sp. CA-210063 genomic stretch:
- a CDS encoding aldehyde dehydrogenase family protein, whose protein sequence is MRTVEALSGGEWVTTGDWIDVHDPADVRAPIARVPALAAKDVTRAYDHAERAFAGWKRTSPFERARILTDAARLIRERVEEIAADVTAENGKTLTEATGETLKAADFLEYYAGLARQGYGTLLHDVRPNHRTHTQREPIGVILVISPWNDPLITPARKLAPLLAAGNAAVFKPATETPLSGLHFARALHDAGLPAGVLNVVTGRTAEIEEALLDDPRIVGITFTGSNAVGNRIRRRLADRNVRFQGELGGKNASVVLKDADLPAAAKAVVAASFGQAGQRCTATSRVVVEQPVYEEFTRLLVLEVAELTIGPGSDPATTLCPLSSPKQRDSVLADIDKAVEQGAVVLTGGTADTEGERAHGCYVRPTVLAHVTPETAIWREEVFGPVLAVRAVDDFTAAVDAVNDSDFGLAAAVFTRDLACAHRFTDEAECGQVAVNTTTTGWDVHLPFGGFRDSGTAYKEQGDEVLRFSTRVKTVAVHFGA, encoded by the coding sequence ATGCGTACTGTGGAAGCCCTTTCCGGCGGGGAGTGGGTGACGACCGGCGACTGGATCGACGTCCACGACCCGGCCGACGTCCGCGCCCCGATCGCCCGCGTCCCCGCCCTCGCCGCCAAGGACGTCACCCGCGCCTACGACCACGCCGAGCGGGCCTTCGCCGGATGGAAGCGCACCAGCCCCTTCGAGCGGGCCCGGATCCTCACCGACGCGGCCCGGCTGATCCGCGAGCGGGTCGAGGAGATCGCCGCCGACGTCACGGCCGAGAACGGCAAGACGCTCACCGAGGCGACCGGCGAAACCCTCAAGGCCGCCGACTTCCTGGAGTACTACGCCGGTCTCGCCCGCCAGGGCTACGGCACCCTCCTGCACGACGTACGCCCGAACCACCGCACCCACACCCAGCGCGAGCCCATCGGCGTGATCCTGGTGATCAGCCCCTGGAACGACCCGCTGATCACCCCGGCCCGGAAACTCGCCCCGCTGCTCGCGGCCGGCAACGCGGCCGTCTTCAAGCCGGCCACCGAGACCCCGCTGTCCGGCCTGCACTTCGCCCGTGCCCTGCACGACGCGGGGCTGCCGGCGGGCGTGCTCAACGTGGTGACCGGGCGTACGGCGGAGATCGAGGAGGCCCTGCTCGACGACCCCCGGATCGTCGGCATCACCTTCACCGGCTCCAACGCCGTCGGCAACCGCATCCGCCGCCGCCTCGCCGACCGCAACGTCCGCTTCCAGGGCGAACTCGGCGGCAAGAACGCCTCCGTCGTCCTCAAGGACGCCGACCTGCCGGCCGCCGCCAAGGCCGTCGTGGCGGCCTCCTTCGGCCAGGCCGGCCAGCGCTGCACCGCCACCAGCCGGGTCGTCGTAGAGCAGCCGGTGTACGAGGAGTTCACCCGGCTGCTGGTGCTGGAGGTGGCGGAGCTGACGATCGGCCCGGGCAGCGACCCGGCGACCACCCTGTGCCCGCTGTCGAGCCCCAAGCAGCGCGACAGCGTCCTCGCCGACATCGACAAGGCCGTCGAGCAGGGTGCCGTCGTCCTCACCGGCGGTACGGCCGACACGGAGGGCGAGCGCGCGCACGGCTGTTACGTCCGGCCGACCGTCCTCGCCCACGTCACCCCCGAGACGGCGATCTGGCGCGAGGAGGTCTTCGGGCCGGTCCTCGCCGTCCGCGCGGTCGACGACTTCACCGCGGCCGTCGACGCCGTCAACGACTCCGACTTCGGCCTCGCCGCCGCCGTCTTCACCCGCGACCTCGCTTGCGCCCACCGCTTCACGGACGAGGCCGAGTGCGGGCAGGTCGCGGTCAACACCACCACCACCGGCTGGGACGTCCACCTGCCCTTCGGCGGCTTCCGCGACTCCGGCACGGCCTACAAGGAGCAGGGCGACGAGGTCCTGCGCTTCTCCACGCGCGTGAAGACCGTCGCCGTCCACTTCGGCGCGTGA
- a CDS encoding alpha/beta fold hydrolase produces the protein MPIADSDGTSIYYERHGRGPAILFVHGSGGHHAAWWQQVAALREEFTVITVDLRGFGKSDSSMPEFDGQDFPGDVVAVLDAEDLTDAMLVGQSIGSVAALRAGLMRPECVSSVVLGHSLGGISHPELKELAAADRAEAVKLPVIDRLLTKRFQQERADLTFLFQQMGTFNVARMQDLRNLDTNGPSLEEIQDSGVKVAFLAGEKDAVLSVKTVTRAHELLPGSHLEIVEGAPHSMYWETPREYNAAIARLRRTLTARKEAA, from the coding sequence ATGCCCATTGCCGACTCCGACGGCACCTCCATCTACTACGAACGTCACGGCAGAGGCCCGGCGATCCTGTTCGTGCACGGCAGCGGCGGCCACCACGCCGCCTGGTGGCAGCAAGTGGCCGCCCTGCGCGAGGAGTTCACGGTCATCACCGTGGACCTGCGTGGCTTCGGCAAGTCCGACTCGTCCATGCCCGAGTTCGACGGACAGGACTTCCCCGGTGACGTGGTCGCCGTCCTCGACGCCGAAGACCTGACCGACGCTATGCTGGTCGGCCAGTCCATCGGCTCCGTCGCCGCCCTGCGCGCCGGCCTGATGCGCCCTGAGTGTGTCTCGTCCGTCGTCCTCGGTCACTCCCTAGGCGGCATCAGCCACCCCGAGCTCAAGGAGCTGGCCGCCGCCGACCGCGCCGAGGCCGTCAAGCTGCCGGTGATCGACCGCCTGCTGACCAAGCGGTTCCAGCAGGAGCGCGCCGATCTGACCTTCCTGTTCCAGCAGATGGGCACGTTCAACGTCGCCAGGATGCAGGACCTGCGCAACCTCGACACCAACGGCCCGTCGCTGGAGGAGATCCAGGACTCCGGGGTGAAGGTCGCCTTCCTGGCCGGGGAGAAGGACGCGGTCCTCAGCGTCAAGACGGTCACCCGCGCCCACGAACTTCTGCCCGGCTCCCACCTGGAGATCGTCGAGGGCGCCCCGCACTCCATGTACTGGGAGACGCCCCGCGAGTACAACGCGGCGATCGCCCGTCTGCGTCGCACCCTCACCGCCCGCAAGGAAGCCGCATGA
- the lhgO gene encoding L-2-hydroxyglutarate oxidase — MADETIGIVGAGIVGLATAREIALRRPGTRVLVLDKEHEVAVHQSGHNSGVVHAGIYYAPGSLKADLCVRGVSLLREYCRERGLPYEEIGKLVVAVREDELDRMESLYRRARNNHVPDLRKISREEIKEIEPNAGGIAALHSPRTAITDYKAIARAFARDIETSGGEIRLGFPVTSITHVPGGIEVAAGQDRVRVDRLILCAGLHSDAVARLAQDKQEPRIIPFRGEYMLLRPEKTDLVRGLIYPVPDPRYPFLGVHFTPRVDGSVEVGPNAVLALAREGYTRGRVSPRDLIGLAGYPGSWKMAARHWRTGIREYRGSFSTAAFMKDAGRYVPGVGVGDVVRGGAGVRAQALDRDGTLLDDFRIHQAGRVTAVRNAPSPAATASMAIAGHIVDAVFSDA, encoded by the coding sequence ATGGCTGACGAGACCATCGGCATCGTCGGCGCCGGCATCGTGGGCCTGGCCACCGCCCGGGAGATCGCCCTGCGCCGCCCCGGCACCCGGGTCCTGGTGCTGGACAAGGAGCACGAGGTCGCCGTCCACCAGTCCGGCCACAACTCGGGCGTCGTCCACGCCGGCATCTACTACGCGCCCGGCAGCCTCAAGGCCGACCTGTGTGTACGGGGAGTGTCCCTGCTGCGCGAGTACTGCCGGGAACGCGGACTGCCGTACGAGGAGATCGGCAAGCTCGTCGTCGCCGTCCGCGAGGACGAGCTGGACCGCATGGAGAGCCTCTACCGGCGGGCCAGGAACAACCACGTGCCGGACCTGCGGAAGATCTCCAGGGAGGAGATCAAGGAGATCGAGCCCAACGCGGGCGGCATCGCGGCCCTGCACTCCCCGCGCACGGCGATCACCGACTACAAGGCGATCGCCCGCGCGTTCGCGAGGGACATCGAGACCTCCGGCGGCGAGATACGCCTCGGCTTCCCCGTCACCTCGATCACCCACGTCCCCGGCGGCATCGAGGTCGCCGCCGGCCAGGACCGGGTCCGCGTCGACCGGCTGATCCTCTGCGCCGGCCTGCACTCGGACGCCGTGGCCCGGCTCGCCCAGGACAAGCAGGAGCCGCGGATCATCCCGTTCCGGGGCGAGTACATGCTGCTCAGGCCGGAGAAGACGGATCTCGTACGAGGGCTGATCTATCCGGTGCCCGACCCGCGCTACCCGTTCCTCGGCGTGCACTTCACGCCCCGCGTCGACGGCTCGGTGGAGGTCGGCCCGAACGCCGTCCTGGCCCTGGCCCGGGAGGGCTACACGCGCGGCCGCGTCTCGCCGAGGGACCTGATCGGTCTCGCCGGCTACCCCGGTTCCTGGAAGATGGCCGCCCGGCACTGGCGTACCGGCATCAGGGAGTACCGCGGTTCGTTCTCCACGGCCGCCTTCATGAAGGACGCGGGGCGGTACGTCCCCGGCGTCGGCGTCGGTGACGTGGTCCGCGGCGGTGCGGGCGTCCGCGCCCAGGCGCTGGACCGGGACGGCACGCTCCTGGACGACTTCCGCATCCACCAGGCCGGCCGGGTCACCGCCGTCCGCAACGCCCCCTCGCCGGCCGCCACGGCCTCGATGGCGATCGCCGGACACATCGTCGACGCCGTCTTCAGCGACGCGTGA
- a CDS encoding putative quinol monooxygenase, producing the protein MAYAVIARYYCDPADEATVRAALLKVREHTRAEPANLAYEVHAEAGKPGIFVLYEQYADQAGFEAHKAAGHFTELIVETVWPLLTDRSVTFAEVL; encoded by the coding sequence ATGGCCTACGCCGTCATCGCCCGCTACTACTGCGACCCCGCCGACGAGGCCACGGTGCGCGCCGCGCTGCTGAAGGTGCGCGAGCACACCCGTGCGGAGCCGGCGAACCTGGCCTACGAGGTGCACGCGGAGGCGGGCAAGCCCGGCATCTTCGTGCTCTACGAGCAGTACGCCGACCAGGCCGGCTTCGAGGCGCACAAGGCCGCCGGGCACTTCACGGAACTGATCGTGGAGACGGTGTGGCCGCTGCTCACCGACCGGTCGGTGACGTTCGCCGAAGTGCTGTAG
- a CDS encoding thiamine pyrophosphate-dependent enzyme, which produces MTDTNNSPGVDGGDALVSAFNAVGADYLFCSSGSEWAPVWESLARRHRDGQPCPQYLDLTHETVAVGMATGYGLVKRRPQGVLLHAAPGLLQGSMAVHGALLAGVPMVVSSSESTTYGDGPGQDPGGQWYRNLSVVGGPHGVAQPFTKWSTEAASVHTLPTMITRAGELAWRAPAGPAYLNIPLEILLEEWDGREAKPIVPPGSTHSSPEEVDPVAQMIREARNPVIVTETAGREAGGFEALVAFAEAWHIPVVEPDSAVCGNFPRTHPLHAGSDIGPWMDEADLILLVNCRAPFYPPSRRPSRAQIVVIDEVPQRPHVVYQVLYADRYLEGNVANTLRQLAKRAKDLDETAVAARRTAQEERHTAEEAAIAAAEAKATATASVRAEGIDPVLVAATLRKLLEGRDGIVVDETITHSRVVKRHVRTDAPDSYFYVQGGLGQGIAVALGVKLAARERPVVLTIGDGAFAYNPVIPSYDASKAYELPLLVVVFNNRVYKSMNLNHRRFYPEGAAAETGEWLGTDLHRLPRLAAFAEPFGMHTETVDAPNALAPALERALKAVSEGTTAVVDVLVTR; this is translated from the coding sequence ATGACCGACACCAACAACTCTCCGGGGGTCGACGGCGGCGATGCTCTCGTCTCCGCCTTCAACGCCGTCGGCGCCGACTACCTCTTCTGCTCCTCGGGGTCCGAATGGGCCCCCGTGTGGGAGTCCCTCGCCCGGCGCCACCGGGACGGGCAGCCCTGCCCGCAGTACCTGGACCTGACCCACGAGACCGTCGCGGTCGGCATGGCCACCGGCTACGGCCTCGTCAAGCGTCGCCCGCAGGGTGTGCTCCTGCATGCGGCCCCCGGCCTGCTCCAGGGCTCGATGGCCGTCCACGGGGCGCTGCTCGCGGGCGTCCCCATGGTGGTCAGCTCCTCGGAGTCGACCACCTACGGCGACGGCCCCGGGCAGGATCCGGGCGGCCAGTGGTACCGCAACCTGTCCGTCGTGGGCGGTCCGCACGGCGTGGCCCAGCCCTTCACGAAGTGGTCCACTGAGGCGGCCAGTGTCCACACCCTGCCCACCATGATCACGCGGGCGGGGGAACTGGCCTGGCGAGCCCCGGCGGGCCCCGCGTACCTGAACATCCCGCTGGAGATCCTCCTGGAGGAGTGGGACGGCCGCGAGGCCAAGCCGATCGTGCCGCCGGGCTCCACGCACAGCTCGCCCGAAGAGGTCGACCCGGTCGCGCAGATGATCCGGGAGGCCCGCAATCCCGTGATCGTGACGGAGACGGCGGGTCGCGAGGCGGGCGGCTTCGAGGCGCTCGTCGCCTTCGCCGAGGCGTGGCACATCCCGGTCGTCGAACCCGACTCGGCGGTCTGCGGCAACTTCCCGCGCACCCACCCGCTGCACGCCGGCAGCGACATCGGACCGTGGATGGACGAGGCGGACCTGATCCTCCTCGTCAACTGCCGCGCCCCCTTCTACCCGCCGTCGCGCCGCCCCTCCAGGGCACAGATCGTCGTCATCGACGAGGTGCCGCAGCGCCCGCACGTCGTCTACCAAGTGCTGTACGCCGACAGGTACTTGGAAGGAAACGTCGCCAACACCCTGCGCCAGCTCGCCAAGCGGGCCAAGGATCTCGACGAGACCGCCGTGGCCGCGCGTCGCACGGCGCAGGAGGAACGGCACACCGCCGAAGAGGCCGCGATCGCCGCCGCGGAGGCCAAGGCCACGGCCACGGCCTCGGTCCGAGCCGAGGGCATCGACCCGGTGCTCGTCGCCGCCACCCTGCGCAAGCTGCTGGAGGGCCGGGACGGGATCGTCGTCGACGAGACCATCACCCACAGCCGGGTCGTCAAGCGCCATGTGCGGACCGACGCCCCCGACTCGTACTTCTACGTGCAGGGCGGACTCGGCCAGGGCATCGCGGTCGCGCTCGGCGTCAAACTCGCCGCACGCGAGCGCCCGGTGGTGCTCACGATCGGCGACGGTGCGTTCGCCTACAACCCGGTCATCCCGTCGTACGACGCGTCGAAGGCGTACGAACTCCCGCTGCTGGTCGTGGTGTTCAACAACCGTGTCTACAAGTCGATGAACCTCAATCACCGCAGGTTCTACCCAGAGGGCGCTGCCGCCGAGACGGGGGAGTGGCTCGGCACCGATCTGCACCGGCTGCCCCGACTCGCCGCGTTCGCCGAGCCGTTCGGCATGCACACCGAGACCGTCGACGCCCCGAACGCGCTCGCGCCCGCGCTGGAGCGCGCTCTCAAGGCCGTGTCCGAGGGCACGACGGCCGTCGTCGACGTCCTCGTCACCCGCTGA
- a CDS encoding fumarylacetoacetate hydrolase family protein, translating to MRYARVAVGGRAVWGRVGERDIELLSGSPLDGDPQVVGETSLETAVWLPPVVPPVFYAVGYNYPRHIAHVKAATPERPEVGYRANNALTGHGSPIVKPVEVEGRFEAEPELVAVIGRTIRHATPETARMSVFGWTIGNDVSARTWQHQDRTLWRSKNSDTFKPMGPWIETDVDALAQTTTLRVNGEVRSEFPTGDMVFDPFDYIVEMTRHLTLHPGDVLWMGAESTGRIEPGDTVDVEISGIGVLSNPVQLEGKAS from the coding sequence ATGAGGTACGCGCGCGTCGCGGTCGGCGGCCGGGCGGTGTGGGGCCGCGTGGGGGAGCGGGACATCGAGCTGCTGTCCGGTTCCCCTCTGGACGGTGACCCGCAGGTCGTCGGCGAGACGTCACTTGAGACGGCCGTATGGCTGCCGCCCGTTGTCCCTCCCGTCTTCTACGCGGTCGGCTACAACTACCCGCGCCACATCGCGCACGTCAAAGCCGCGACACCCGAGCGCCCCGAAGTCGGATACCGCGCCAACAACGCGCTCACCGGCCACGGTTCGCCCATCGTCAAGCCCGTCGAGGTCGAGGGCCGCTTCGAGGCCGAGCCCGAACTCGTCGCGGTCATCGGCCGTACGATCCGGCACGCCACCCCCGAGACGGCCCGCATGTCGGTCTTCGGCTGGACCATCGGCAACGACGTCAGCGCCCGCACCTGGCAGCACCAGGACCGCACGTTATGGCGCAGCAAGAACAGCGACACGTTCAAGCCGATGGGTCCCTGGATCGAGACGGACGTCGACGCCCTCGCGCAGACCACGACCCTCCGCGTGAACGGCGAGGTCCGCTCGGAGTTCCCCACCGGCGACATGGTCTTCGACCCCTTCGACTACATCGTCGAGATGACCCGCCACCTCACCCTGCACCCCGGTGACGTGCTGTGGATGGGCGCCGAGTCGACCGGCCGGATCGAGCCGGGCGACACCGTGGACGTCGAGATCAGCGGCATCGGTGTGCTGTCCAACCCCGTACAACTCGAAGGGAAAGCTTCATGA
- a CDS encoding VOC family protein — MSAEPRYIHHVNFPTTDPDRTAEWYTKVFGMKRIMPKSNTKVVLMTRGNFDLHFTPVEEMERMAPYHFAVEVDDWDDFLEHLRDLGIRHTRPIQRPENQSKFCYIHDPDHTMIELVWHGKRPN, encoded by the coding sequence ATGAGCGCGGAACCCCGCTACATCCACCACGTCAACTTCCCCACCACCGACCCCGACCGGACCGCCGAGTGGTACACGAAGGTCTTCGGGATGAAGCGGATCATGCCCAAGTCCAACACCAAGGTGGTGCTGATGACCCGGGGCAACTTCGACCTCCACTTCACGCCTGTCGAGGAGATGGAGCGTATGGCGCCCTACCACTTCGCTGTCGAGGTCGATGACTGGGACGACTTCCTGGAGCACCTGAGGGATCTGGGCATTCGGCACACCCGCCCGATCCAGCGCCCCGAGAACCAGTCGAAGTTCTGCTACATCCACGACCCCGACCACACCATGATCGAACTGGTCTGGCACGGCAAGCGCCCCAACTAA
- a CDS encoding methionine synthase II (cobalamin-independent)-like protein, whose translation MADTFNYRIDHHGSLVRPAGLARDDADAVDAAVQDVVAYQRKLRSTVVTDGGYPYEDFRSPVLDGLSGVRRTGETDGLGLACWVAEALPKADGPLVADRVKRLGELTATAPKVTLPAPSYLAATLYDAELAASGGPASARELGEGFAGILRAEIARLVDAGVRLIQLDNPLLLAATAPDEVSVGALSFADALAVDALAVRLDTRPEGVRIGVCPGWAAPASVDRAKAERLYAEVPADRWVLPLLTGSEAEHDLVRALPEERDVCFGVVDAARPGLEEIDTVLDRLDAVGELKDLEDAAVAPSRGFADIADRPLVAVDDQRRKLVLVETLARYVWGNEF comes from the coding sequence ATGGCGGATACGTTCAACTACCGCATCGACCACCACGGCAGCCTGGTCCGGCCCGCGGGTCTGGCCCGTGACGACGCCGACGCGGTGGACGCGGCGGTCCAGGACGTGGTGGCGTACCAGCGCAAGCTGCGCTCCACGGTCGTCACCGACGGCGGTTACCCGTACGAGGACTTCCGCAGCCCCGTCCTCGACGGACTCAGCGGGGTGCGCCGCACCGGCGAGACGGACGGCCTCGGGCTCGCCTGCTGGGTCGCCGAGGCGCTGCCGAAGGCTGACGGACCGCTCGTCGCGGACCGCGTCAAGCGCCTTGGCGAACTCACCGCCACAGCCCCGAAGGTCACGCTGCCCGCTCCCTCCTACCTTGCAGCCACGCTGTACGACGCCGAACTCGCCGCCTCCGGGGGGCCTGCCTCCGCCCGCGAACTGGGCGAGGGGTTCGCCGGGATCCTCCGGGCGGAGATCGCGCGCCTGGTCGACGCGGGCGTCCGTCTGATCCAGCTGGACAACCCGCTGCTGCTCGCGGCGACAGCACCGGACGAGGTGTCCGTCGGCGCGCTGTCGTTCGCGGACGCCCTAGCGGTCGACGCACTCGCCGTCCGCCTCGACACCCGCCCCGAAGGGGTCCGCATCGGCGTCTGCCCCGGCTGGGCGGCCCCCGCCTCGGTGGACCGGGCCAAGGCCGAGCGCCTGTACGCGGAAGTGCCCGCCGACCGCTGGGTTCTGCCGCTGCTGACCGGATCCGAGGCGGAACACGACCTCGTACGCGCCCTGCCCGAGGAGCGGGATGTGTGCTTCGGCGTGGTCGACGCCGCCCGCCCAGGGCTGGAGGAGATCGACACCGTACTGGACCGCCTGGACGCGGTAGGTGAGCTGAAGGACCTGGAGGACGCGGCCGTCGCGCCCTCGCGCGGCTTCGCCGACATCGCCGACCGTCCGCTCGTCGCCGTCGATGACCAGCGCCGCAAGCTGGTCCTGGTCGAGACCCTCGCCCGCTACGTCTGGGGCAACGAGTTCTGA
- a CDS encoding GlcG/HbpS family heme-binding protein, translating to MSSLTLDAAEEIIDAAHKRAQAMGKAVSVAVVDAGGFPIAIRRADGARPLTPDIARAKAYTAAIMQRPGTMLKKWQESQPVFFSQLSQLPGAAMPIMATEGSLTIKKDGEIIGGVGIAGGTADEDQQIAEEVLQSLGYELEFAAWGVAGQPAGKDA from the coding sequence ATGAGCAGTCTGACCCTGGACGCCGCCGAGGAGATCATCGACGCCGCCCACAAGCGCGCCCAGGCGATGGGCAAGGCGGTGAGCGTCGCCGTCGTGGACGCGGGCGGTTTCCCCATCGCGATCCGCCGCGCCGACGGGGCCCGCCCGCTCACCCCGGACATCGCCCGCGCCAAGGCCTACACCGCGGCGATCATGCAGCGCCCCGGCACGATGCTGAAGAAGTGGCAGGAGAGCCAGCCGGTCTTCTTCTCCCAGCTCTCCCAGCTGCCCGGCGCGGCCATGCCGATCATGGCGACCGAGGGCAGCCTCACCATCAAGAAGGACGGCGAGATCATCGGCGGCGTCGGCATCGCCGGCGGCACCGCCGACGAGGACCAGCAGATCGCCGAAGAGGTCCTCCAATCCCTGGGCTACGAGCTGGAGTTCGCCGCCTGGGGTGTCGCGGGCCAGCCCGCCGGAAAGGACGCGTGA
- a CDS encoding Ldh family oxidoreductase, translating into MTDTPTPKPGKVRLPAEDLRIFSAALLEKGGLSPEHAATTADVFVWAALRGVDSHGIARVPAYLELLAKGVANAQAEISIESTTPAAAVLDADRAPGPVALSAAAEEAVSRARTTGIASVGVRGTVHTGAIGYYVSKIAEQGMVGLGFVAGMPNMGYTGVKGPAVATSPLAIAVPTDPSSSHAPLLLDMATATIALGKIRQAKASGTPLPEGAAATEDGTPTTDPATAVMPLPLGGAKGSGMSLAFELLTSVLVGAPIFAAFHSDDPKGRKHRQNALLIAVDPAAFGGTEGFTEGVGATLSTLKGLPVADGADGVHYPGERSAAVAVERTEHGIPVAPKVWRELMENAEKFGITPPTPLV; encoded by the coding sequence ATGACCGACACACCGACCCCCAAGCCGGGCAAGGTACGCCTCCCCGCCGAGGACCTGCGTATCTTCTCCGCCGCGCTGCTGGAGAAGGGCGGCCTCAGCCCGGAGCACGCCGCCACCACCGCCGACGTGTTCGTCTGGGCCGCGCTGCGCGGCGTCGACTCGCACGGCATCGCCCGCGTCCCCGCCTACCTGGAGCTGCTCGCCAAGGGCGTGGCCAACGCGCAGGCCGAGATCAGCATCGAGTCGACCACGCCGGCCGCCGCCGTCCTGGACGCCGACCGCGCCCCCGGCCCGGTGGCGCTCAGCGCGGCGGCCGAGGAGGCCGTGAGCCGGGCCCGCACCACCGGCATCGCCTCGGTCGGCGTGCGCGGCACCGTGCACACCGGCGCCATCGGCTACTACGTCTCGAAGATCGCCGAACAGGGCATGGTCGGCCTCGGCTTCGTCGCCGGCATGCCCAACATGGGCTACACAGGGGTGAAAGGCCCCGCGGTGGCGACCAGCCCGCTCGCCATCGCCGTACCTACGGATCCGTCGTCGAGCCACGCGCCGCTGCTGCTCGACATGGCGACCGCCACCATCGCGCTCGGCAAGATCCGCCAGGCCAAGGCGAGCGGCACCCCGCTGCCGGAGGGCGCGGCCGCCACCGAGGACGGCACCCCCACCACCGACCCCGCGACGGCCGTCATGCCGTTGCCGCTGGGCGGTGCCAAGGGGTCCGGCATGTCCCTCGCGTTCGAGCTGCTCACCAGCGTCCTGGTCGGTGCGCCGATCTTCGCCGCGTTCCACTCGGACGACCCGAAGGGCCGCAAGCACCGCCAGAACGCCCTCCTCATCGCCGTCGACCCGGCCGCCTTCGGAGGTACGGAGGGCTTCACCGAGGGCGTCGGGGCCACGTTGTCCACGCTCAAGGGCCTGCCGGTCGCAGACGGCGCCGACGGCGTGCACTACCCGGGCGAGCGCAGCGCCGCCGTGGCCGTGGAGCGGACCGAGCACGGCATTCCCGTGGCGCCCAAGGTGTGGCGCGAACTCATGGAGAACGCCGAGAAGTTCGGGATCACCCCGCCCACGCCCCTCGTCTGA
- a CDS encoding amidohydrolase family protein, whose translation MFVVDTQIHIWKEETPDRPWVPGARERIRLNGHREDPFSYEEALELMDEAGVNRALILPPSWEGDRIDYALEACEAYPDRFGIMARIPQNKPEEGKAMLKDFAQNPHVKGTRLTFHRPIDRNWMIDGTNDWYWPIAEELRIPTMVHAPIWKRELGEIAAKHPELKIIIDHMGIMARCVDDAIGYWVQETADLAAHPNIYVKVSALPGYSTQPFPNNNIQKYVREMVDKMGPQRCFYGTDITRLLGHGITYTDTIEQFTKHWDFTPEELEWIMGRGISEVLNWPIEG comes from the coding sequence ATGTTCGTTGTCGACACCCAGATCCACATCTGGAAGGAAGAGACCCCGGACCGTCCCTGGGTCCCCGGCGCGCGCGAGCGCATCCGCCTCAACGGACACCGCGAGGACCCCTTCTCGTACGAGGAGGCCCTGGAGCTGATGGACGAGGCGGGCGTCAACCGGGCCCTGATCCTTCCGCCGTCCTGGGAGGGCGACCGCATCGACTACGCCCTTGAGGCGTGCGAGGCGTACCCGGACCGCTTCGGCATCATGGCCCGCATCCCGCAGAACAAGCCCGAAGAGGGAAAGGCCATGCTCAAGGACTTCGCCCAGAACCCGCACGTCAAGGGCACGCGCCTGACCTTCCACCGGCCGATCGACCGCAACTGGATGATCGACGGCACCAACGACTGGTACTGGCCGATCGCCGAGGAACTCCGCATCCCCACCATGGTGCACGCCCCGATCTGGAAGCGGGAGCTCGGCGAGATCGCCGCCAAGCACCCCGAGCTGAAGATCATCATCGACCATATGGGCATCATGGCCCGCTGCGTCGACGACGCGATCGGCTACTGGGTCCAGGAGACCGCCGACCTGGCCGCCCACCCGAACATCTACGTCAAGGTCTCCGCGCTCCCGGGCTACTCCACGCAGCCCTTCCCGAACAACAACATCCAGAAGTACGTGCGCGAGATGGTCGACAAGATGGGCCCGCAGCGCTGCTTCTACGGCACCGACATCACGCGGCTGCTCGGCCACGGCATCACCTACACCGACACGATCGAGCAGTTCACCAAGCACTGGGACTTCACGCCCGAGGAGCTTGAATGGATCATGGGCCGCGGTATCTCCGAGGTCCTGAACTGGCCGATCGAGGGCTGA